TTTACCGTCTTGCATCTTAAACATGTTAGCAGGATAAGCATAATCTGTCACACCGGGACACACGTACGAGCGACCATTTTCAACGAATACATCGCCCTTGGTACATATTAGGTCTCTGATGTCAAAAATCACTTCCCCTTCCTCGGTTTTAGTGTTCATGGCGTCCTTTTCCGCACTTGAACTAATTCCCATTACCAAAAAAACACCGTTATTATAAACAGTCATCATCTCTGCATTCGAAGATCAATTTATACCAGGCTAACTCGAGATGTCGCAAATTTGTCAATTAGACACAACTGATCATTATGATCAGTATTTATCTCAAACACAGATTTCCGCCATGAACCACGCCCCCTCACACATAGATGCCGAATCTGGTTCTACGTGAATAGATCCCACACATTGactgaaacatttttttaacgCTTCGTACTCTTTGGGACATTGAATTGCCGTAACTCTAATCTCTTTCATCAATTCCGTTATCCATTCTCTGAATTCCAAATTTCTTGATTCGTCGGGCAACTTAGGCAAATACTTGGCGTACTCGAACAACAGCTCCGTTTTTCCTTTCGTGAGTATAAATTTATGTATTTTCATCTTGTTTAGGAAGACTATTTATGTTTGCAGGGGCATTTGTATTGCGTTCCAGCTACGTTCTCATTCGCCTTTGTCTGCCATAGCTGAGTGCCTTTTTGCTCCCACTGCTCCCTCCCCTTAGTGGTAAGTATGTGGGTTAGGTAAGTATTTCCACTgatttatcagtgtgacggtgccGGGTGGTTGCCGCTCTCAGGGTTGCCATAGATACCTGCAAGCTTGGCTGGCTTCACGCAAGGCTCCACGTAAACCAAGATGTAGAGTACACTTTCCTCTAGGAGTCACAGGGTCACACTGCAGTAATTTCTGCTATCTCACTAACATTAATCTTTGgcagtatttatgagtcaatgagtcatgagtcaatagggaccttaagcaaggtcGACGAGAAGCCCCAACGACGACGACGGGAAGTGAAAATACCGCTTAGCGCCCTACTGCGCATGCTTCACTCGTCGTCCACCTGAAGTTCAGAACATGAAAACGCCATCTTTGCCGTCCAGGCCGAACATCACGAGAACGTGAGTATAAATTTATGTATTTTCATCTTGTTTAGGAAGACTATTTATGTTTGGCGTTTGAAATGAAAGCTAGATATTCCTTAGTTTCTAATCTTTGCACAATATTGAATCTTACTAGgattttgcaacatgaaaactTTGCAAACAGTCAAAAATTCGGGCTTTGTGAGATTTGCATCTTGTCAGCAAAACATTCAAGGTAAGAAGATGAAATCGAGAACTAACAAAGTGattccttgttttgttttatttacctatatgcaatcttttacagttgttttaaCTTGAGCAAAAAATTTTCATGCCGTTGAGGTCATTTTAGAGACTAattttccgaaaaattaacTTATATTTTGATGTGAATTTCCTTAGAATGGAGTGGACAGAACTTCATGACTTGAATCTTTGCAAAGAAGTTTTAGTTGTTGAACCTTGGAAACATCCTTACCGTAGTAAGGAAAGAGGAGATTCATGGAACGAAATAGCAAACAATTTAAATGCCTCTGAGCATCCTACGTTTAAAGTATCAAAGAGAAGTGTCAGAGACAGGTTGACATTActtcaacaaaagtacaaagcGAAAATGAGAATGGAGGAAGCTGCCTCTGGGATAGACTGTCAGGAAACAAAGCTAGACAAAGCGTTAGAAGAAATCatagaaaaagagaaaacggcCACGGATGCGAGAAGCCTGCAAGATGATAACAAGAAAACTGAACAGGCAGCAGCGGAGGAGCACTGCAACCGAGCGGTTGAGCGTTTGGGTGAAACCAAGAAAAGGAATGCTGAGAAACAAGACGAAAAAGCCCAGACAGCGAAGAAAGGAAGAAGATCGACGTCGGAAGTGGTGCAATTTCTGAAAGAAAAGTCAGAAAGAGAGAGTGTGCTGAGAAAGGAGGATTTGGAGTTGAGACGAAAGGAGCTGAGTCAAAAGGAGGATATGATGAAAATGCTAgcacaacaacagcagcagcagacTCAGATTAtgctttgtttgcttgcaaaaaGCCAAAATAAGAACAGTTAAGTATCCGCTATTTTATCCATCCAACTGTTGGTTTTTCCAATGTTGTTGTTACTGAAAGTTTTACCGTGAAAAAGTGCTGAGGCAGCATGCATATTTTCCAGACATGCAATAATGCACTGTTTGTGTTTGAAGGTACATTGTGAGACTGCAAAGTTCTAATTGATTAGTGTTGTTGCAAAACCTTAAATTGATTAAATTTAAGATTCATGTTCATGTTTCATGATTCAAGTTTTAAGTGTATTTTATGTGCATTTCTGTACATCTTGTCTGACTGGCTACAATCGTCAGTGTTGTATTTGAAGCTACAACATTTTATCGTGATTAAATTTAAgctttgtgtttcaaaatttcaagtttattttatgGTACAGTGTATGCCCATCTTGCCTGACTGGCTACAAAATGAAGCCTCCTGTATCGGTTGGAATTGAGGGGTTATCTGTCAAAGGTGGGAGGGtcagaaaatatgaaaaaatgtatCAGAAAGGGTTGGGGCAACATTTTTCCACTTCCCCTCCCCTTCCTCTGGTAAATAATTAACTCCTAATTTTGTGGTATGATTGGAACATTCGCCAGAAGGCTCCTGTCACCAGTTAATGCATTCCAGATGTTGTGCCTTTTGGCTGGAACTCAAGtttaaacaaaacaatcttatGAAGCAGTTTGTCATTTATTAACACACTCCTGTATCAAATTAACCTGCCCTCGCTTGATACACCCTGAAAGAAAAAAGCACCCAAGAAACAATGCATTGCTATTCACATAAAACTTCATTATTGCACTGACATGTCATTCCTCTTTGATTACCGGTATATTATTTGAATTACTTTCAAACAAAGTAATCTTGTAGTGTTGGCGGATCTAAGTCAAAGTATTGTGATGTCTGATTTGGATATAGGCATGTAAGAGCATTCCTGAGAATTGCACAAACGACATACATCTTTCCTACACTACTCAAACTAATTTTTAGATTCTTTTTAAAGTCCATAAACTtaaaataatttacaatgtcATTAAACAGCCATTCTACGGACTCCCGCACTGTACTTATAGACTGGTTGAAAGCAATCATTGGGGCAGTAAGGGCTCTATTTCGGAATGGCGTCTGTAAGTAAATTCTATGAGGGTATGCCGGATCGCCGTACAAGCAAAATGGATTGCCAGCTGGTGAATTTGCAAAGCGTTGCAGGTCTTGAAGAAGTCCTGAATCAGCTAGCATTCCAGCATCATGTTTACGACCCTCTGAAACAGTAAAACTCATCTTCATCTAGAATACCGACCTCATAACTCAAAAGACGTTGCTCTTGGACCTCGTGAAAAGAAGacatgataaaattattggACTGTTTCTCGATTTTCACGATAAATGAGCACTGTTTTGTTTACATGTCCTCGTCCACGTTCAAGTGCGTGCTTAACATTTTAGTTTTCCTGCCGTGAACGACGTCCTCTGCCTAGTCCCTCAGCAACTCTactcgtcgtcgtcgtcgtccaattcgttgtcgttgcttaaggtccctaatgagtcaacgagtgaacgagttagtgcagttaattaaaccataaaatgaaagctaaaatttcagagagtgcttaggcctaatcactgaaacgagggcttaggcttaatcaacaaattattgctatatt
The sequence above is a segment of the Montipora foliosa isolate CH-2021 chromosome 2, ASM3666993v2, whole genome shotgun sequence genome. Coding sequences within it:
- the LOC137991278 gene encoding uncharacterized protein yields the protein MEWTELHDLNLCKEVLVVEPWKHPYRSKERGDSWNEIANNLNASEHPTFKVSKRSVRDRLTLLQQKYKAKMRMEEAASGIDCQETKLDKALEEIIEKEKTATDARSLQDDNKKTEQAAAEEHCNRAVERLGETKKRNAEKQDEKAQTAKKGRRSTSEVVQFLKEKSERESVLRKEDLELRRKELSQKEDMMKMLAQQQQQQTQIMLCLLAKSQNKNS